From Flavipsychrobacter sp., a single genomic window includes:
- a CDS encoding TonB-dependent receptor gives MLKRIAHIILFLAIATSGYAQTLRVTVLDNSTGKTVPFAYINISSINNNGTIINAQTDENGVANVSPDIYPCVFELTALGYESLSKEVLTAPAGNVLNIRMTKKFSSMNEVVVTGMAQPMRLKDALSNYRVIGKEQIKAQGAVTLDEILENQLNMSIGNDQVLGATMNMQGLKGDKVKILIDGIPLNGRENGNIDLSQINLNNVERVEIVQGPMSVVYGTDALGGVINIITKKEKKPLSINAGTYLETYKYNFDATASFKLADRHQITLGGGRNYFKGWKYIDQVQRFGTQELRTQRNLLFNPKEQYIANLAYRYEAKSGFRVDLASDYLREKVTDRGDVTIWTTAGAYATDRYYRTTRSMNRLSMQGKIGKKGQWQSQNGYIVYNRTRATVSKDMVALSEVPTAAKGDQDTSTFSDVFLRGNYTNQLQKLQYTVGYDVNLQFAKSLKIDGHNKELHDYAVYANVSYPLIKDKLTGQVGLRGAANTTYSPPVIPSANLLYTPKKNLQIRASYAQGFRAPSLKEKYLSFVDANHNIVGSPNLRAESSQHVQVSASYQAYEERSDYLQFIVTGFFNDVKDGILLVPVNPLDSNSLDYTYGNQTHQSNAIGSVQMDGQWKQFHFQIGYALTNVFAEPNSYDAFTAQEATATLQYAWKKPGLRFNAFYKYTGSQPTATPNIDGSISYNGTQDAFSMLDVSVSKKFLKNKVQIIAGVKNLLDVQLVQTRGAGINSGGAHSGGSGGINLLPRTVFTSIRVALNKY, from the coding sequence ATGTTGAAGAGAATAGCACATATCATATTGTTTTTAGCGATTGCAACCTCAGGCTATGCACAAACGTTAAGGGTTACCGTATTAGACAATAGTACCGGTAAAACGGTTCCATTTGCGTACATAAATATTTCCTCTATTAATAATAATGGAACGATCATCAATGCGCAGACCGATGAGAATGGCGTTGCTAACGTGAGTCCAGATATCTACCCCTGTGTTTTTGAGTTAACAGCACTAGGCTACGAGTCGCTGAGCAAAGAAGTACTTACAGCTCCTGCGGGTAATGTGTTGAACATACGCATGACCAAAAAATTCTCTTCTATGAATGAAGTAGTTGTAACAGGTATGGCTCAGCCTATGAGGTTAAAAGATGCATTGTCGAACTATAGGGTCATTGGCAAAGAGCAGATAAAAGCACAAGGTGCGGTTACTCTAGATGAAATACTGGAGAACCAACTTAATATGAGTATTGGTAATGACCAAGTACTGGGTGCTACTATGAACATGCAAGGGCTAAAGGGGGATAAAGTAAAAATACTGATTGATGGTATACCGCTAAACGGTAGAGAGAATGGTAATATTGACCTTAGCCAGATAAACCTAAACAATGTAGAAAGAGTAGAGATAGTACAAGGCCCTATGAGTGTTGTATATGGAACAGATGCATTAGGAGGGGTTATCAATATCATAACTAAGAAAGAAAAGAAACCACTATCTATAAACGCAGGTACTTATTTAGAAACGTATAAGTACAACTTTGATGCTACTGCTTCTTTTAAACTAGCAGACAGACATCAAATAACACTTGGTGGTGGGAGAAACTATTTTAAAGGTTGGAAATATATAGACCAAGTACAAAGGTTTGGTACACAAGAGCTACGCACACAACGAAATTTATTATTTAATCCTAAGGAGCAATACATAGCTAACCTTGCGTATAGATACGAGGCAAAATCTGGCTTTAGGGTAGATCTGGCCTCTGATTATTTAAGGGAAAAAGTTACTGATAGAGGCGATGTGACTATATGGACTACAGCGGGAGCATATGCAACAGATAGATATTATAGAACTACACGTTCTATGAACAGACTATCGATGCAAGGCAAAATAGGCAAGAAAGGACAGTGGCAAAGCCAAAATGGATATATAGTATATAATCGCACCAGAGCTACTGTATCAAAAGATATGGTAGCACTTTCAGAAGTGCCTACTGCTGCTAAAGGAGATCAAGATACATCTACCTTCAGTGATGTGTTTCTAAGAGGCAATTATACCAACCAACTTCAAAAATTACAGTATACAGTTGGCTATGATGTTAATCTACAGTTTGCAAAAAGCTTAAAAATTGATGGGCATAATAAAGAACTACATGATTATGCTGTTTATGCTAATGTATCTTACCCATTAATAAAAGATAAACTTACAGGTCAGGTTGGCCTACGTGGTGCAGCAAATACAACTTATTCGCCACCTGTAATACCTAGCGCCAACTTGTTATACACGCCTAAGAAAAACTTACAAATTAGAGCCTCATATGCACAAGGTTTCAGAGCGCCTAGCTTAAAAGAGAAGTACTTGAGCTTTGTGGATGCTAACCATAATATTGTAGGTAGTCCTAATTTGCGTGCTGAATCCAGTCAGCATGTTCAAGTATCGGCTTCTTATCAGGCATACGAAGAGCGTTCTGATTATTTACAATTCATTGTTACAGGCTTCTTTAATGACGTAAAAGATGGAATTTTATTGGTGCCTGTTAATCCATTAGATTCTAACAGTCTTGATTATACTTATGGTAACCAGACCCATCAAAGCAATGCTATAGGTTCGGTGCAGATGGATGGACAATGGAAGCAGTTTCATTTTCAGATAGGGTATGCATTGACCAATGTTTTTGCAGAACCTAATAGTTATGATGCCTTTACTGCACAAGAAGCAACAGCAACATTGCAATATGCTTGGAAGAAGCCGGGTTTGAGGTTCAATGCTTTTTATAAGTATACAGGAAGCCAACCTACAGCTACTCCTAATATAGATGGAAGCATTTCTTATAATGGTACTCAAGATGCTTTTAGCATGCTGGATGTTTCGGTAAGTAAAAAGTTTTTGAAGAACAAGGTGCAGATAATAGCTGGCGTGAAAAACTTATTGGATGTACAACTGGTACAAACTCGTGGTGCGGGTATAAATAGCGGTGGTGCACATAGTGGTGGCTCAGGAGGAATAAACTTGCTGCCGCGTACAGTATTTACTTCTATAAGAGTAGCACTTAATAAATACTAA
- a CDS encoding T9SS type A sorting domain-containing protein: protein MKLKYTLLSLACAATVGSSAQTWVVDSVDLNAGYAKDAYYNLANGNTKTQTADDWHIAFQMSKFGATSFNASVRANHIKGKVQVYSIGAKASTKFGNLVASDTMGKVSPATQLVNNDTSWGEGAFTVNRNTSSPVDFGWAKYNMTTHNLSGDSLYIVMIDGAAYQLHLQEYKSAANNEMYKFRFAKFDGSGLVEDSIKRASPYTDRLFAYYNMTTATVIDREPSIGAWDLLFKQYQKNRTFGPVPGQLQAYTGVLANLDVEIAEVFSVDPNNLTSSNFTSHLSNLKKETNTIGDNWKTFDMSIFKYRVHADTSYIVKSKNNSSYYHIQFTRFDGTATGKIVFQKRALGTTSVASVTNNVSEYSIYPNPANNQVNIMIDARAQANNAQIVVTDITGKVMMTTTANMKKGLNAYQFDVTNYPSGTYLVVVSNGGWKIADKIMVQH from the coding sequence ATGAAATTAAAATATACACTATTATCGTTGGCATGTGCAGCAACAGTAGGTTCTTCTGCGCAAACGTGGGTTGTTGATTCCGTGGATTTGAATGCCGGATATGCAAAAGATGCGTATTATAATTTGGCTAATGGCAATACAAAAACGCAGACGGCAGATGATTGGCATATTGCTTTCCAAATGAGCAAGTTTGGAGCTACATCTTTCAACGCAAGTGTACGTGCCAACCATATTAAGGGAAAAGTTCAGGTATATTCAATAGGTGCTAAAGCTAGTACCAAGTTTGGTAACCTTGTTGCTAGTGATACGATGGGTAAAGTAAGCCCTGCTACTCAATTGGTAAATAATGATACTAGCTGGGGTGAAGGTGCTTTTACAGTAAACAGAAATACTTCTAGCCCTGTAGACTTTGGTTGGGCAAAGTACAATATGACCACGCATAACCTAAGTGGTGATTCTCTATACATTGTTATGATCGATGGTGCTGCATACCAACTACATCTCCAGGAGTATAAAAGTGCTGCTAATAACGAGATGTACAAGTTCAGGTTTGCAAAATTTGATGGTTCTGGTTTAGTAGAAGATTCTATTAAAAGAGCTAGCCCATACACAGACCGCCTTTTTGCTTATTACAACATGACGACGGCTACAGTTATAGACAGAGAGCCTTCTATAGGTGCTTGGGATCTACTATTCAAGCAATATCAAAAGAATAGAACATTCGGACCGGTACCGGGACAGCTACAAGCATATACAGGCGTACTAGCTAATCTTGATGTAGAGATAGCAGAAGTATTCTCAGTAGACCCAAACAATCTTACGTCAAGCAACTTTACTTCTCATTTATCAAACCTTAAGAAAGAGACAAATACAATTGGTGATAACTGGAAGACTTTTGACATGTCTATTTTTAAATATAGAGTACATGCCGATACTAGTTATATAGTGAAGTCTAAGAATAATAGTAGCTACTACCACATACAATTCACTCGTTTTGATGGAACTGCAACAGGTAAAATAGTTTTTCAAAAGCGTGCTTTGGGAACTACAAGTGTAGCTTCTGTTACTAACAATGTAAGTGAGTATAGTATTTATCCAAACCCTGCTAACAATCAGGTTAATATTATGATAGATGCTCGCGCACAAGCTAATAATGCACAGATAGTAGTTACAGATATTACAGGTAAGGTAATGATGACCACTACTGCGAATATGAAGAAAGGGCTGAACGCTTATCAGTTTGATGTTACTAATTATCCATCAGGTACTTACTTGGTTGTAGTATCTAATGGCGGCTGGAAGATAGCTGATAAAATAATGGTACAGCACTAG